A window of Brevibacterium ihuae contains these coding sequences:
- a CDS encoding arsenic resistance protein has protein sequence MERIVEWWDCHQVTLYLVAIAVGAGIGLGLPAQAPALAHAIEPALFLLLFATFVGIPLITVGRALRDVRFLLTVLVANFLVVPIIAFALSRVVTDDPGLEAGVLLVLLTPCIDYVIVFTGLAGGARDRLLAAAPLLMLVQMLLLPAYLLAFTGGTAASAIDLAPFGRAFLVLIVLPLGAAAAVQALARRHRAARVATDASGALMVPLMMVTLVVVIGSQIAAVGGQITAVLRVVPLYAVFLVLAVGVGLLAARSARLDVPGARAVVFSTATRNSLVVLPLALAMPAELALAPLAVVAQTLVELLGMVLLVRLVPVLVPHRPGGIRATGPH, from the coding sequence GTGGAGAGAATTGTGGAGTGGTGGGATTGCCACCAGGTCACCCTCTATCTCGTGGCGATCGCCGTCGGGGCCGGGATCGGCCTCGGTCTGCCGGCGCAGGCGCCCGCACTCGCCCACGCGATCGAGCCCGCGCTCTTCCTGCTCCTCTTCGCCACCTTCGTGGGCATCCCGCTCATCACCGTCGGCCGGGCGCTGCGCGATGTCCGCTTCCTCCTCACGGTCCTCGTGGCGAACTTCCTCGTCGTCCCGATCATCGCCTTCGCGCTCTCCCGCGTCGTCACCGACGACCCCGGACTCGAGGCGGGCGTCCTCCTCGTCCTCCTCACCCCGTGCATCGACTACGTCATCGTGTTCACCGGTCTCGCGGGAGGCGCGCGCGACCGGCTCCTCGCCGCGGCCCCGCTGCTCATGCTCGTGCAGATGCTCCTCCTTCCGGCCTATCTCCTCGCATTCACCGGCGGCACCGCGGCGTCCGCGATCGACCTCGCTCCGTTCGGCCGGGCATTCCTCGTCCTCATCGTCCTGCCCCTCGGGGCGGCAGCCGCCGTGCAGGCCCTGGCGCGGCGGCACCGGGCGGCTCGGGTGGCGACCGACGCCTCGGGGGCGCTCATGGTGCCGCTGATGATGGTGACCCTCGTCGTCGTCATCGGCTCGCAGATCGCGGCGGTCGGCGGGCAGATCACCGCGGTGCTCCGTGTCGTTCCCCTCTATGCGGTCTTCCTCGTCCTCGCAGTGGGGGTTGGGCTGCTCGCCGCGCGCAGCGCCCGCCTCGACGTGCCCGGTGCGCGCGCCGTGGTCTTCTCGACCGCCACCCGGAACTCGCTCGTCGTCCTGCCGCTCGCCCTCGCCATGCCCGCGGAACTCGCCCTCGCTCCGCTCGCGGTCGTCGCGCAGACGCTCGTCGAGCTCCTCGGCATGGTGCTCCTGGTCCGACTGGTGCCGGTGCTCGTGCCGCACCGCCCGGGTGGGATCAGGGCGACCGGACCCCACTGA
- a CDS encoding FAD-dependent monooxygenase, producing the protein MRIGIVGAGIGGLCAAIGLQRAGAQVTVFEQAPVLRAGGSGLSVFANGLRALDVIGAGDAFRQATSAEVRELRGGHRRPDGAWLARIPIEAVAELRVIDRAVLHDLLLDHIAPGTVRSGCRIVRADLDGTVVVDPGREPEADRAPAPGQDAEAGPSGTSDDSFDLVVAADGLRSTVRRSWPGDPGIRYAGYSAWRGITDRPVDLYGEAGETWGIRQRFGLAPLSDGRVYWFAVATMAQDVRIEDEMAAVRATFGHWHAPIPALLEATPADRVHRLPINELAGPLPSYVRGRTVLLGDAAHAMTPNLGQGGGQAMEDAAVLTLLLRPFAQHASPDPAALAEAISRYDALRLPRSQAIARASRLVGAMGHVRGRFVSSARDLVLRLTPERALVRQIRQVQLWEPPTG; encoded by the coding sequence ATGCGGATCGGGATCGTGGGAGCAGGGATCGGTGGGCTGTGCGCGGCGATCGGGCTGCAGCGTGCGGGAGCGCAGGTGACGGTGTTCGAGCAGGCCCCGGTGCTCCGCGCCGGCGGGTCGGGTCTGTCCGTGTTCGCCAATGGACTCCGCGCCCTCGACGTCATCGGTGCCGGGGACGCTTTCCGGCAGGCCACCTCGGCCGAGGTGCGGGAGCTGCGCGGAGGGCATCGCCGGCCCGACGGCGCCTGGCTCGCGCGCATCCCCATCGAGGCCGTCGCGGAGCTCCGGGTCATCGACCGGGCGGTGCTCCACGATCTCCTCCTCGACCACATCGCCCCCGGCACGGTGCGCTCGGGATGCCGCATTGTCCGGGCGGATCTCGACGGGACCGTGGTTGTGGACCCGGGCAGGGAGCCCGAGGCAGACCGTGCTCCGGCCCCCGGACAGGACGCCGAGGCCGGGCCGTCCGGGACATCGGACGACTCCTTCGACCTCGTCGTCGCCGCCGACGGGCTGCGGAGTACGGTCCGGCGCTCCTGGCCGGGCGACCCCGGCATCCGGTACGCCGGCTACTCCGCGTGGCGGGGCATCACCGACCGGCCGGTGGACCTGTACGGCGAGGCCGGGGAGACCTGGGGCATCAGGCAGCGCTTCGGCCTGGCACCCCTGTCCGACGGGCGCGTGTACTGGTTCGCGGTGGCGACGATGGCACAGGACGTGCGGATCGAGGACGAGATGGCGGCAGTCCGCGCGACGTTCGGGCACTGGCACGCACCCATCCCCGCGCTGCTCGAGGCGACGCCCGCGGACCGCGTCCACCGGTTGCCGATCAACGAGCTCGCCGGTCCGCTCCCGTCCTACGTCCGCGGCCGGACGGTGCTGCTCGGCGACGCCGCGCACGCCATGACACCGAACCTGGGACAGGGCGGTGGGCAGGCGATGGAGGACGCCGCCGTGCTCACGCTGCTGCTGCGGCCGTTCGCGCAGCACGCCTCCCCCGATCCCGCGGCGCTCGCGGAGGCGATCTCCCGGTACGACGCGCTCCGGCTGCCGCGCTCGCAGGCGATCGCGCGGGCCTCGCGCCTCGTGGGCGCTATGGGCCATGTGCGCGGCAGGTTCGTGAGCAGCGCCCGGGATCTGGTGCTCCGTCTCACTCCGGAACGGGCGCTCGTCCGACAGATCCGGCAGGTGCAGCTGTGGGAACCGCCGACGGGGTGA
- a CDS encoding aspartate aminotransferase family protein — translation MTTTVESVTRTDSPITEADIAAGRRAHELDRAHVFHSWQAQGPFSPMTVLRAEGSRVWDGEGRELLDFSSQLVNTNIGHQHPAVVAAIQEQAGKLCTIAPQHVNDARSEAARLITELTPDGLDHVFFTNGGADANEHAIRMARLHTGRQKVLSAYRSYHGGTQLAVNVTGDPRRFPNDYFAEGVVHFMPAYPYRSYFGSETEEQETERALRHLEDLIVLEGPDRIAALVLETVPGTAGIYAPPPGYLVGVRELTRKYGIVYIADEVMAGFGRTGAWFAVDHWDVAPDLITFAKGVNSGYVPLGGVAISRPIYETFVDRTYPGGLTYSGHPLACAAAVATITAMREEGMIENAARLGDEVIGPRLREIAERHPSVGDVRGLGCFWAVELVKDRTTREPLAPYGGSSPAMAELTKALVDGGVLPFANFNRIHIVPPLNTRDEDIIRGLDVLDEALSLADAHVG, via the coding sequence ATGACCACGACGGTCGAATCGGTCACCCGGACCGACAGCCCCATCACCGAGGCCGACATCGCAGCCGGCCGCCGCGCCCACGAGCTCGACCGGGCGCACGTGTTCCACTCCTGGCAGGCCCAGGGGCCGTTCTCCCCCATGACCGTCCTCCGCGCCGAGGGCTCGCGGGTGTGGGACGGCGAGGGACGCGAGCTGCTCGACTTCTCCTCCCAGCTCGTCAACACGAACATCGGGCACCAGCACCCGGCGGTCGTCGCGGCGATCCAGGAGCAGGCGGGGAAGCTCTGCACGATCGCCCCGCAGCACGTCAACGACGCCCGGTCCGAGGCCGCCCGCCTCATCACCGAGCTTACCCCCGACGGCCTCGACCACGTGTTCTTCACCAACGGCGGCGCGGATGCGAACGAGCACGCGATCCGCATGGCCCGGCTCCACACCGGCCGCCAGAAGGTGCTCTCGGCGTACCGCAGCTACCACGGCGGGACCCAGCTCGCGGTCAACGTCACCGGGGACCCGCGGCGCTTCCCCAACGACTACTTCGCTGAGGGCGTCGTCCACTTCATGCCCGCGTACCCGTACCGGAGCTACTTCGGCTCGGAGACCGAGGAGCAGGAGACCGAGCGGGCGCTGCGCCACCTCGAGGACCTCATCGTCCTCGAGGGGCCGGACCGGATCGCGGCGCTCGTGCTCGAGACGGTGCCGGGCACCGCGGGGATCTACGCTCCCCCGCCCGGGTACCTCGTCGGCGTGCGCGAGCTCACGCGGAAGTACGGGATCGTCTACATCGCCGATGAGGTCATGGCCGGCTTCGGACGGACCGGCGCCTGGTTCGCCGTCGACCACTGGGACGTCGCACCGGACCTCATCACCTTCGCCAAGGGGGTGAATTCGGGTTACGTGCCGCTCGGCGGAGTGGCGATCTCCCGGCCGATCTACGAGACCTTCGTCGATCGCACCTATCCGGGCGGCCTCACCTACTCCGGCCATCCCCTCGCCTGCGCGGCCGCGGTCGCGACGATCACCGCCATGCGTGAGGAGGGAATGATCGAGAACGCCGCCCGGCTGGGTGACGAGGTCATCGGACCGCGCCTGCGCGAGATCGCCGAGCGCCACCCGTCCGTGGGCGACGTGCGGGGACTCGGCTGCTTCTGGGCGGTCGAGCTCGTCAAGGACCGCACGACCCGGGAGCCGCTGGCGCCCTACGGCGGCAGCTCACCGGCGATGGCGGAGCTGACGAAGGCGCTCGTCGACGGCGGGGTCCTGCCGTTCGCGAACTTCAACCGGATCCACATCGTGCCGCCGCTCAACACCCGTGACGAGGACATCATCCGAGGCCTCGACGTGCTCGACGAGGCGCTCTCCCTCGCCGACGCGCACGTGGGGTGA
- a CDS encoding CoA-acylating methylmalonate-semialdehyde dehydrogenase, which translates to MTTLTHWIDGAPAPIADDARRADLHNPATGERTGEVVLASRSETEAAIASAAAAFPAWRDTSLSKRVSVLFAFRELLNARKEELAAIITAEQGKVLADALGEISRGQEVVEFACGMPHLLKGGHTENASSGVDVHSLRQPVGVSAIISPFNFPAMVPMWFFPIAIAAGNTVVLKPSEKDPSAANWIAALWKEAGLPDGVFTVVHGDKEAVDTLLTDERVASVSFVGSTPIARYVYETATASGKRVQALGGAKNHMLVLPDADLDLAADAAVNAGYGAAGERCMAISAVVAVESIADALVGKIAERTRTLRTGDGTRGTDMGPLITAAHRDKVAGYIDAGVEAGARLVVDGRKPEVDADGEGFFVAPTLFDDVTPEMSIYTDEIFGPVLSVVRVAGYDEGIELINANPYGNGTAIFTNDGGAARRFENEVQVGMIGVNVPIPVPMAYYSFGGWKNSLFGDTHAHGTEGVHFFTRGKVVTKRWLDPSHGGINLGFPTNA; encoded by the coding sequence ATGACGACGCTCACCCACTGGATCGACGGCGCCCCCGCGCCGATCGCCGACGACGCCCGCCGCGCCGATCTCCACAACCCCGCCACCGGCGAGCGCACCGGCGAGGTCGTCCTCGCCTCGCGGTCCGAGACCGAGGCGGCGATCGCCTCGGCGGCCGCGGCGTTCCCCGCCTGGCGAGACACCTCGCTGTCGAAGCGGGTCTCCGTGCTCTTCGCGTTCCGCGAGCTGCTCAATGCGCGCAAGGAGGAGCTCGCCGCGATCATCACCGCCGAGCAGGGCAAGGTGCTCGCCGACGCGCTCGGCGAGATCAGCCGCGGCCAGGAGGTCGTCGAGTTCGCGTGCGGCATGCCGCACCTCCTCAAGGGCGGCCACACCGAGAACGCCTCCTCCGGGGTCGACGTGCACTCGCTGCGCCAGCCCGTCGGGGTGTCCGCGATCATCTCGCCCTTCAACTTCCCGGCGATGGTGCCGATGTGGTTCTTCCCCATCGCGATCGCCGCCGGCAACACCGTCGTGCTCAAGCCCTCGGAGAAGGACCCGTCGGCCGCCAACTGGATCGCCGCGCTGTGGAAGGAGGCCGGTCTGCCCGACGGCGTCTTCACCGTGGTCCACGGCGACAAGGAGGCCGTCGACACGCTCCTCACCGACGAGCGGGTCGCCTCGGTGTCGTTCGTCGGCTCCACCCCGATCGCCCGCTACGTGTACGAGACGGCCACCGCCTCCGGCAAGCGGGTGCAGGCCCTCGGCGGCGCGAAGAACCACATGCTCGTCCTCCCCGACGCGGATCTCGACCTCGCCGCCGACGCCGCGGTGAACGCGGGATACGGCGCGGCCGGTGAGCGCTGCATGGCGATCTCCGCCGTCGTCGCGGTCGAGTCGATCGCCGATGCGCTCGTCGGGAAGATCGCGGAGCGCACGCGCACGCTGCGGACCGGCGACGGCACCCGCGGCACGGACATGGGCCCGCTCATCACCGCCGCCCACCGCGACAAGGTCGCCGGCTACATCGATGCCGGGGTCGAAGCGGGAGCGCGCCTCGTCGTCGACGGACGGAAGCCCGAGGTCGACGCCGACGGCGAGGGATTCTTCGTCGCCCCGACGCTGTTCGACGACGTCACCCCGGAGATGTCGATCTACACCGACGAGATCTTCGGTCCGGTGCTCTCCGTCGTGCGCGTCGCCGGCTACGACGAGGGCATCGAGCTCATCAACGCCAACCCCTACGGCAACGGCACCGCGATCTTCACCAACGACGGCGGGGCCGCCCGCCGGTTCGAGAACGAGGTCCAGGTCGGCATGATCGGCGTCAACGTGCCGATCCCGGTGCCGATGGCCTACTACTCGTTCGGCGGCTGGAAGAACTCGCTGTTCGGCGACACCCACGCCCACGGCACCGAGGGCGTCCACTTCTTCACCCGCGGGAAGGTCGTCACCAAGCGCTGGCTCGACCCGAGCCACGGCGGCATCAACCTCGGCTTCCCGACCAACGCCTGA
- a CDS encoding PucR family transcriptional regulator, with translation MRAGRVVGGLQPVRLQTPVGVSGRRWGRLVVPDAGCGTESAAHVLERAGQAVTLARMAAQDRRDLLQQARTGFIQELMDGALTDPRPALARAEALGMRSAPVYLPFVVQLEPVPGEDPTGLQLRERAALDAMSAAARTLRLPALAGGLRSGSFAVLLGLGSADDVDGRLGDLLERAGRLLDGGGEGADEERPVPWIVGVGPAADSLSGAAPGLEEGVRIVEVVATMEVRRRPFYRFADVRLRGVLSALREDPRMRAFAGAELGGLIAAEGPEVIGFLRVLLESGGNKAAAARRSHLSRPALYARIARIESALGVSLEDAESRLAVHVALLWLEVGGRVDGSR, from the coding sequence GTGCGGGCGGGGAGGGTCGTCGGGGGTCTGCAGCCGGTGCGGCTGCAGACCCCCGTGGGGGTGAGCGGGCGGCGCTGGGGCCGCCTCGTGGTGCCCGACGCGGGGTGCGGGACGGAGTCGGCCGCGCACGTGCTCGAGCGCGCCGGCCAAGCGGTGACGCTTGCGCGGATGGCCGCGCAGGACCGGCGCGATCTGCTCCAGCAGGCACGCACGGGCTTCATCCAGGAGCTCATGGACGGCGCGCTCACCGACCCCCGGCCGGCGCTCGCCCGGGCCGAGGCGCTCGGCATGCGCAGCGCGCCGGTGTACCTGCCGTTCGTCGTCCAGCTCGAACCGGTGCCCGGTGAGGACCCGACCGGGCTCCAGCTGCGGGAGCGCGCTGCCCTCGACGCGATGAGCGCCGCAGCGCGCACGCTGCGGCTGCCCGCGCTCGCCGGGGGCCTGCGCTCGGGATCGTTCGCCGTGCTGCTCGGCCTCGGCTCCGCCGACGACGTCGACGGGCGGCTGGGCGACCTCCTCGAGCGGGCGGGTCGGCTCCTCGACGGCGGAGGCGAAGGCGCTGACGAGGAGCGGCCGGTGCCGTGGATCGTCGGGGTGGGACCGGCCGCGGACTCGCTCAGCGGTGCGGCCCCCGGGCTCGAGGAGGGCGTCCGGATCGTCGAGGTCGTCGCGACGATGGAGGTCCGCCGCCGGCCGTTCTACCGTTTCGCGGACGTGCGCCTGCGCGGGGTGCTGTCGGCGCTCCGGGAGGATCCGCGGATGCGCGCCTTCGCCGGCGCGGAGCTCGGCGGGCTCATCGCCGCCGAGGGGCCGGAAGTCATCGGGTTCCTCCGTGTCCTCCTCGAGAGTGGAGGCAACAAGGCGGCGGCGGCCCGCCGGTCGCACCTGAGCCGACCGGCCCTCTATGCGCGGATCGCCCGGATCGAGTCGGCGCTCGGGGTCTCGCTCGAGGACGCCGAATCGCGGCTCGCGGTGCACGTGGCGCTCCTCTGGCTCGAGGTCGGCGGGCGGGTGGACGGATCGCGGTGA
- a CDS encoding MBL fold metallo-hydrolase, with product MLLERIYDEDLAQASYFIGCQAKGEAVVVDARRDIAEYLELAAHHGMTITAVTETHIHADYLSGSRELAAATGAELYVSGDGDADWQYGFDATRLHDGDTITIGNITIRARHTPGHTPEHLVFLVTDGAFADEPGYMLSGDFVFAGDLGRPDLLDEAAGGVDTRFGGAKQLFASLKTVFLELPDHVQVFPAHGAGSACGKALGALPSTTVGYERNFAWWAPYLRDDDEQGFVDELLDGQPDAHAYFGRMKRENRDGPRIHGELPELRRMTRDEVEKALAADEAIFVDTRPNTEVHAGTVAGSLNIPGPAKAATYGGWAYDPERESRGLILLAPDEETAEDFRDHLLRVGIDTVIGFTPDIDGLPSTVPAMIAPSELGSFDAALVLDVRNKTEHADGHIPGSSQLSAGRVLWNLEELPQDGPIVTYCQSGVRNSVAASALRREGYDIVELEGSYAGWSAWQAESAEAAR from the coding sequence ATGCTTCTCGAACGCATCTACGACGAGGACCTCGCGCAGGCGAGCTACTTCATCGGCTGCCAGGCGAAGGGCGAGGCCGTCGTGGTCGACGCCCGCCGCGACATCGCCGAGTACCTCGAGCTCGCCGCTCACCATGGCATGACCATCACCGCGGTCACCGAGACCCACATCCACGCCGACTACCTCTCCGGCTCCCGCGAGCTCGCCGCCGCGACCGGCGCCGAGCTCTACGTCTCCGGTGACGGCGACGCGGACTGGCAGTACGGATTCGACGCCACCCGCCTGCACGACGGCGACACCATCACCATCGGGAACATCACCATCCGGGCGCGCCACACCCCGGGCCACACCCCGGAGCACCTCGTGTTCCTCGTGACCGACGGCGCCTTCGCCGACGAACCGGGGTACATGCTCTCCGGTGACTTCGTGTTCGCCGGGGACCTCGGCCGTCCCGACCTCCTCGATGAGGCCGCCGGCGGCGTCGACACCCGGTTCGGCGGGGCGAAGCAGCTCTTCGCGAGCCTCAAGACGGTGTTCCTCGAACTCCCCGACCATGTCCAGGTGTTCCCGGCGCACGGCGCCGGCAGCGCGTGCGGCAAGGCGCTCGGCGCGCTCCCGTCGACCACGGTCGGCTACGAGCGGAACTTCGCCTGGTGGGCCCCGTACCTGCGCGACGACGACGAACAGGGCTTCGTCGACGAGCTCCTCGACGGGCAGCCCGACGCCCACGCGTACTTCGGGCGGATGAAGCGGGAGAACCGCGACGGTCCGCGGATCCACGGTGAGCTCCCCGAGCTGCGGCGGATGACCCGCGACGAGGTCGAGAAGGCGCTCGCCGCGGACGAGGCGATCTTCGTCGACACCCGTCCCAACACCGAGGTGCACGCAGGCACGGTCGCCGGGTCGCTCAACATCCCGGGTCCGGCCAAGGCCGCGACCTACGGCGGCTGGGCCTACGATCCGGAGCGCGAATCGCGCGGGCTCATCCTGCTCGCCCCGGACGAGGAGACCGCCGAGGACTTCCGCGATCACCTGCTGCGCGTGGGCATCGACACCGTCATCGGCTTCACCCCCGACATCGACGGGCTGCCGTCGACCGTGCCGGCGATGATCGCCCCGTCCGAGCTCGGGTCCTTCGATGCCGCCCTCGTCCTCGACGTCCGGAACAAGACCGAGCACGCCGACGGCCACATCCCGGGTTCGTCCCAGCTCAGCGCCGGCCGCGTCCTGTGGAACCTCGAGGAGCTGCCGCAGGACGGCCCCATCGTCACCTACTGCCAGTCGGGGGTCCGGAACTCCGTGGCCGCGAGCGCGCTGCGTCGCGAGGGCTACGACATCGTCGAGCTCGAGGGCAGCTACGCCGGATGGTCGGCGTGGCAGGCCGAGTCCGCGGAGGCCGCTCGATGA
- a CDS encoding rhodanese-like domain-containing protein encodes MTAAPTTAPTRITAIDAEELRQRLVDDEQLTIIDVRTPGEFDSVHIRGSYNVPLPLLSEHTRELAERLEGHVVLICQSGNRAQQACGRLHDVGLAEATVLTGGIAEFEAAGGDVVHGARRWAMDRQVRMTAGSLVLLGVLGSRFVSPKFGFLAGAIGAGLAYSAASDSCAMASALSKMPWNRTAVDPTLENSIRAIPAAPQAL; translated from the coding sequence ATGACCGCCGCACCGACGACCGCCCCCACCCGCATCACCGCGATCGACGCCGAGGAGCTCCGGCAGCGCCTCGTCGACGACGAGCAGCTGACGATCATCGACGTCCGCACGCCCGGGGAGTTCGACTCAGTCCACATCCGTGGCTCGTACAACGTGCCGCTGCCGCTCCTGTCGGAGCACACGCGGGAGCTCGCCGAACGGCTCGAGGGCCACGTGGTCCTCATCTGCCAGTCCGGGAACCGGGCGCAGCAGGCGTGCGGACGGCTCCATGACGTCGGACTCGCCGAGGCGACCGTGCTCACCGGCGGCATCGCCGAGTTCGAGGCCGCCGGCGGGGACGTCGTCCACGGGGCGCGCCGCTGGGCGATGGATCGCCAGGTCCGGATGACCGCAGGGTCGCTCGTGCTGCTCGGTGTGCTCGGCAGCCGCTTCGTCTCACCGAAGTTCGGATTCCTCGCCGGCGCGATCGGTGCCGGCCTCGCGTACTCGGCGGCGAGCGACTCGTGCGCGATGGCCTCGGCGCTGTCGAAGATGCCGTGGAACCGCACCGCGGTCGATCCGACGCTCGAGAACTCGATCCGTGCGATCCCCGCGGCGCCGCAGGCCCTCTGA
- a CDS encoding sulfite exporter TauE/SafE family protein — MDLTMIGILVAAVAIGVSLGLLGGGGSILTVPLLSYVAGLDAKEAIAASLFVVGTTSAVSVIAHARQGNVRWRTGLIFGAAGMAGAFGGGLLGGIIPGTILMIAFALMMLATAGAMLRGRRKQAAAGEPSAHSRELPVVRIVVDGLIVGFVTGLVGAGGGFLVVPALALLAGLPMAAAVGTSLLVIALKSFAGLAGYLTSVSLDWGLVLGVTAAAIIGSVIGATLSSKVPEAALRKGFGVFVLVMGVIVLWQELPGPYDLAVLAAAALAAVLAGICLLLGDRCPVPLRGRRADRPELHTREPSIPKGPQT, encoded by the coding sequence GTGGACCTCACCATGATCGGAATCCTCGTCGCCGCAGTGGCGATCGGGGTCTCGCTCGGCCTGCTCGGCGGCGGAGGGTCGATCCTCACGGTTCCGCTGCTCTCCTACGTCGCGGGACTCGACGCCAAAGAGGCGATCGCGGCTTCGCTGTTCGTCGTCGGCACGACCTCGGCGGTGAGCGTCATCGCCCACGCCCGGCAGGGCAATGTCCGCTGGCGAACGGGTCTGATCTTCGGCGCGGCCGGAATGGCCGGCGCCTTCGGCGGCGGCCTGCTCGGCGGAATCATCCCCGGGACCATCCTCATGATCGCCTTCGCGCTCATGATGCTCGCCACCGCCGGGGCCATGCTCCGGGGGCGGAGGAAGCAGGCCGCGGCAGGCGAGCCGAGCGCGCACTCGCGCGAACTGCCCGTCGTGCGCATCGTCGTCGACGGGCTGATCGTCGGCTTCGTCACCGGCCTCGTCGGTGCCGGAGGAGGCTTCCTCGTCGTTCCCGCCCTCGCCCTGCTCGCCGGACTGCCGATGGCCGCGGCCGTGGGGACGTCGCTCCTCGTCATCGCCCTCAAGTCCTTCGCCGGGCTCGCGGGGTACCTCACCTCGGTGTCGCTCGACTGGGGACTCGTCCTCGGTGTCACCGCGGCCGCGATCATCGGCAGCGTCATCGGTGCGACGCTCTCCTCGAAGGTGCCGGAGGCCGCTCTGCGGAAGGGCTTCGGAGTCTTCGTCCTCGTCATGGGCGTCATCGTCCTGTGGCAGGAGCTCCCCGGCCCGTACGACCTCGCGGTCCTCGCGGCAGCCGCCCTCGCGGCGGTGCTCGCCGGGATCTGCCTGCTGCTCGGCGACCGGTGTCCGGTGCCGCTGCGGGGACGCCGGGCGGACCGACCCGAACTCCACACCCGAGAACCATCGATCCCGAAGGGACCACAGACATGA
- the trxA gene encoding thioredoxin, producing the protein MTTITLTGDTFARTIADQDIVLVDFWASWCGPCRMFAPVFEAASAEHPEIVFAKVDTEAEQALAAAAQITSIPTLMAFREGVLVFSQAGALPAPALAELIEKVKGLDMDEIHRSVAAQQA; encoded by the coding sequence ATGACCACCATCACCCTCACCGGCGACACCTTCGCCCGGACGATCGCCGACCAGGACATCGTGCTCGTCGACTTCTGGGCGAGCTGGTGCGGACCGTGCCGGATGTTCGCACCGGTGTTCGAGGCCGCCTCCGCCGAGCATCCCGAGATCGTCTTCGCGAAGGTCGACACCGAGGCCGAACAGGCACTCGCCGCGGCTGCGCAGATCACCTCGATCCCCACGCTCATGGCGTTCCGCGAAGGCGTGCTCGTCTTCTCCCAGGCGGGTGCGCTGCCGGCTCCCGCGCTCGCGGAGCTCATCGAGAAGGTCAAGGGTCTCGACATGGACGAGATCCACCGTTCCGTCGCCGCTCAGCAGGCTTGA
- a CDS encoding metal-sensitive transcriptional regulator: MRTADPDTQRKILHRLKRARGQLDAVIRAVESQGSCRDVVTQLAAVSTAVDRAGFMVVSSAMQYCIVDPEGAAETEDGLTKDELEKLFLSLS; the protein is encoded by the coding sequence ATGCGCACCGCCGATCCCGACACCCAGCGCAAGATCCTCCACCGCCTCAAGCGGGCGCGAGGACAGCTCGACGCGGTGATCCGCGCCGTCGAGTCGCAGGGCTCGTGCCGCGATGTCGTCACCCAGCTCGCCGCGGTGTCCACCGCAGTCGACCGGGCCGGCTTCATGGTCGTGTCCTCGGCCATGCAGTACTGCATCGTCGATCCGGAAGGCGCGGCCGAGACCGAGGACGGACTCACCAAGGACGAGCTCGAGAAGCTCTTCCTCTCCCTGTCCTGA